The sequence AATCGCCAGAAAGCCCGGGGCGAGTTCGATGGCGTCCAACCCTTCGATCACCCACTCGGCATCCGGCATGGCCTCGACATCGCCGCAGTGAATGATCCGTGCCGCCCCGAAATGCGCCGCGTATTGATGGGCATCCGCCACATCGTCTTTGTGCGTGAGAAAGATGGACGCGATGCCGCCTCTCTGCTCAAACGCCTCGACCAGATGTTTGACGTAGCGCGGCGAGTCGATCAGCCAGTTCCCCGCCGGATGCTCGATGAAGAAACTGTTCGCCCCGAATGACTTCTCGGCATTGAAGCCGCAAAAATAGACGCCGTCTTCGAGCGGGAGGGGGAAGCTTGCCATGGCCCTATGCAGCGCAACCTTGTCGCCCTGCTCGGTGCCAATTGCCCCGACCGGGCAGGCCAGCAACGCCTGATACGCCTGATGGATCTGGCGCTCTCCTTCAGGCTGACGCCGCACGGCCGAGAACTCGCCGAATTCCTCGAAGCTGGAGGGAGCCAGCTGGCGGCAGGTATCGCAATTGATGCAGGTCGCATCCACGTAGAAGTTGCCTGCTACATTGGAGACCAGCCGGTTCTTCTGATCGGCCATCGTCTACTTGATCCCCACCACCATCGAGTCGGGCCCGGCGAGCGGCTCAACGTAGCTCTTGCGGAATCCCGCCTCTTTCATCCAGCCCCGGCAATCCTTGCCCGTATAATCAAAGCCCCCGGGCGTTTCGATGAGCATGTTCAAGCTCATCAGCAGCCCCAGCACATTCGTCTTCCGGCCGTCGTCGATCAACGTCTCGTGCACGATCAAGGCTCCGCCTTTCGGCAAGGCCTCATAGGCTTTCTTGAGCAACATCCGTTTTTCTGCCAGATCCCAGTCATGGAGGATATGGCCCATGATGATCACATCGGCCTGAGGCAGGGGCGCCGTAAAAAAGTCAGCCGGGTGAAATTGCAGACGCCGCTCCAGTCCCTGTGCCCGCACATAGGATTCAAAAATCGGCTGCACCACCGGCAGGTCCATCCCTCTGCCGCTCAGGTGCGGATGCGCCAGAGCCACTTGCACCGGTACGCCACCTTGGGCGCAGCCCACATCCACGAACGTGTTGTACCGTTTCCAGGGGAATTGCTTTGCAATGGCCCGGGCCGCGCCGAAGCTCAATCCCGTCATGGCCTTGAGAAATCCTTCCAGCCTGATGGGATCCGCATAGAGCGCCGCAAAAAAGTTGCCGCCTTCTTTCGCTTCGTTCTGAGGCGCGCCGGTGCGCAGACCCTCCGTCAGCGACCCCCAAAACTTGTACAGCCGTTCATTGCACATCTCCAGCATGCCGCCGGCGTAGGACGGTTTGTTGCGATCCAGGAACAGATTGGTCTCTGGCGTATTGGCGTACCGGCGGCCCGTTCGCCGCAACAGACCGAGCGAGACCAGCGTATCGAGGAAATCCCGGACACTGCGCGGGTGGAGCGACAAGCGGGCTTGAATCGCCTCGGCATCGAGCGCGCCCTTCGCCAGTTCCGTAAAGAGGCCCAATTCAATGGCGCTCAGCAATGTTTTCGAGCCCCAGAATCCCAGCCCCAACTGCATAATCCCATCGGGCTTCAACACCGGCGGCTTCTTGGCCTTCGGCCTCTTCTTGTTCACACGCTGTACGGTAGCCATCACTCTCTCCCTCCTTTTCCCTCAAAAAGGATGTGCGCCCCCTCCATTCGCCGCGCGCGTTGCTACCCGTGAGTCATGATCGCATCGGCTTCGATTTCGACCAGCATGTCCGGATCGATCAGCCGCTTCACTTCCACCATCGTCGTGGCTGGCCGGATGTTGCCGAACACTTCACCATGCGCCCGTCCGACCTCCTGCCATTGATCGATATTCGCCATGTAGATTCTCGTCCGCACGACATCGGCCAGCGTCGCGCCGGCCTGCTGCAGCGCCGCTTCGATCGTTTTGAAGGTCTGAATCGTCTGCGCGTAGGGATCGCCCTTGCCCACCAGGCCGGACGGCGTCATCGCCGTAGACCCGGAGACCTGCACATGAAAGCCCACGCGCACCGCCCGTGAATACCCGATCTTCGCTTCCCAAGGACCACCCGTCGAAATGTTCTGCCGTGCCATCGTCACTCCTTTAGATTACCCGTGTGAGGTGAGAGAAATCCGGTTCTTGTTCTGCATGAGCCAGGTCTCGAAATTCAAGTGCGCAGGATTCACGCTGCGGGCAACCCTGCGGCCCGGCAACCCCCATCATCTTCTGATCCGCCATCGCCGGCCTTCTACATCACAATGCCGCCGCCCGCCTGTATCGTCTGCCCCGTCAACCAGCGCGCCGGCTCGCTCACGAGAAACGCCACCACCTCGGCAATGTCGCCTGGAAGCCCGATCCGTTTGAAGGGAGACTGCTCAATGCCCATCTGCCTGTACTGGTCCGTCAACACCCCCGTATCGGTAAACCCCGGCGACACCGTGTTCACCGTAATCCCTCGCGGGGCGAGTTCATGCGCAATCCCCTGCGTAAATTGCTCGAGCGCCCCGCGGCTCCCAAGATAGGCCGTGGCGCCATAATAGTGGAGCTTGGTCCCGGCGCTGGAAATATTGACGATCCGCCCGTGATCGCGCAGCACCCTGGCCGCTTCTTGCATCGCAAAGTACGGCCCCTTGGCATGCAGATTCATGAGGGCCTCGACATCCGCTTCCGTCGTCTCCAAGAACGGCTTGGGCACGAACTTCCCGGCGTTGTTCACCAATATATCCAGCCGGCCGAATTGCGCCGCCGCGTCCGTGATCAACCGCCGCGCATCCGCCACCTGGCTCATATCGGCCTGCACGGCCACGGCTTTCCCGCCCTTCGCCTGAATTCCTGCCACGACTTGCCTGGCCTTGTCCTCGCTGTGATGGTAATTCACCACCACCAGCGCGCCGTCCCCGGCCAGCCGTTCGGCGATGGCTCGTCCGATCCCGCTGGACGCACCGGTCACAATGGCCACTTTCCCGCTTAACGGCAGCATCCCCGTACCCTCTCACGACCGGCGTAGAAACAGTGGAACGCCCCACTGTCCTGCAAAGGTGATCTCCGCCAGCGGCTTCCGTTCCCGTGGCTTCACTTCGCGCTGCTGCAAATAGTCCGGGAGCACGGTCAGATCACCGGGATACCCCACGGCGATCATCGCCACCGGCTCATAGCCGGACGGAATCGTGAGTTCCGCCCTCGTGCGCTCGATATCGAAGCCTGCCATGGGGTGCCCGATCAGTCCGAGCGCGGACGCTTGGAGAAGCAGATTCTCAACGGCCATCCCGGTATCGTGAAAGGCATGCCGATTCGGCCGGCCGTCGTCTTCAAAATTCATCTGCGCCACGGAGAGCAGGAGTACGGGCGCCCGGCAGGCCCATTTGCGGTTGCCCTCCAACAGGCAGGCCAGAAGCCGGTCATACGCCGCCTGGTCGTCTTTGGTGGCCACGACAAACCGCCAGGGTTGCTCATTGCTGGAAGAGGGAGCCCAGCGCGCCGCCTCGAGCAGGGCACGAAGCTGCTCCGGCTCGACCCTCCGTTCATCGAATGCGCGGGGACTCCATCGCCGGGCGAGCAACTCATGAATCGGGGAGTCCGTCTCAGCAGGCTTCTCCATGGGGCTTACTCCTTGGGTTCGTTCGCGCGCGCCATGTCGGGCGACCAGCCTCCGCCGAGCGCCTTGTAGAGCTGGACAACCGACACCAAATGGAGCCGGCGCGACCCCGTCACAGCCAATTCGGCTTCAAACAAATTGCGCCGCGCCACGAGCACATCGAGATAGTTGGCCAGTCCGCCCTTATACCGCAATTCGGCCAGACGCAGCGCGGATTGCAGCGCGTTGACTTGCGCCTGTTGCGCTTCATTCTGGGCGCGGGCGGTCCGCACCGAGACCAGGGCATCTTCCACTTCACGGAAGGCGGTCAAGACCGTTTTCTCGTACTGCGCGAGCGCTTGCTTGGCCTGGGCCTCGATCGCCTCCTGCTGATAGCCCAAGACCGGCCCGCTGAAGAGCGGCCCGGCAAACCCCATCCCTCCGACGCCGAATGACGCGGGATCGGTGAAGAGTTTCGACAATTGCGGGCTGGCGGCACCGAGCAGTCCCGTGAGCGAGATCTTCGGAAACCGTTCCGCTTTGGCGGCGCCGATGCGGGCCGTCACCGCGGCCAGTTGCTGCTCTGCGTCAAGCAGATCCGGACGGCGCTGTAACAAGTCCGACGGAAGTCCGGCCGGCACCTCCGGAGGCACCACTTGCTCGTTCAACGGGCGGCCGCGCGGAATCGCGAAGGGCTTGCGGCCGAGCAGCACGCTCAGCTGGTTTTCCGCCTGCACCATCTGCCGCTCGAGTTCCGCCGACCGCGCGGCGGCGTTGGCCCGCTCGGCTTCAAACTGATCCGTATCCAGCCGCGAGGTCAGCCCCTGTTTCAACCGCGCCTGGGCGATGCGGACGGATTCCTCCCACGATTGCAGCGTGTGCTTCGCAATATCCAGCTGCGCATCGAACTGGAGCAGGTTGAAGTAGCTTTCCGCGACCCCGCTGACCAGCTGCAGGACCACCGCGCGCCGATTCTCTTCTTTCGCCAGCAGATCCGCGCGCGCCGCTTCATTGGAGCGCCGGATGCGTCCCCAGACATCGAGCTCCCAGGAGAGATTTCCCTGCAGATAATAGTTGAACGGGTTGGCGAAACCGGGAAACAGGAAGATGGTCTTGCGGCCCAGGTTCGGCGCATTACCCGACGCGGTCATCCCGGGAAGAAAATCTGTTTTGGCCAGCAGGGCGCGGGCCTGAAACTCCTCCACTACCGCCGCCGCACGCTGGAGATCCTTGTTCTCAACCAGCGCGATCTTGATCAACCCCTGCAGCTGGTCATCCCGGAGCAACTCCCACCAGGGCAAGTTGGCCAGCGACGGGGCATCGGCGGGAGCCACCGCCATCCGGAACTGGCCGCCCGTCTCCGTCTGGGGCCGTTCATAATCGGGCCCCAGCGCGCAGGAGGCGAGCATGGCCGAGAGTCCGAGGGCGAGAAACCGCTGCATATTAACGCTCCTCCTCCTGTGCCGGGTTCGACGTCTCCGCCGATCCGGCGGGAACGGCCGCGGCCGGCCGGCGGGTCGACAGCGTCCGGATCAACACATAAAACAACGGCACGAAAAAGATCGCCAGGAACGTGGCGGCCAGCATGCCTCCCAACACGCCCGTCCCGATGGACTGGCGGCTGGCGGCGCCGGCCCCGCGCGCCATGACGAGGGGAAACATCCCGAAGATGAAGGCCATGGAGGTCATGATGATCGGGCGGAACCGCAGGCGCGCCGCGTCGATGGCCGAGTCGATCAATGGGCGGCCAGCCTCATACCGCGTATTGGCAAATTCGACGATCAAGATCGCGTTCTTGGCCGACAGGCCGATCAAGGTCACCAATCCGATCTGGAAGTAGATGTCATTCTCGAACCCCCGCATCCACACCGCGGACAAGGCGCCGAAGACCGCGAACGGCACCGCCAGAATCACCGCAAAGGGCACCACCCAGCTCTCGAACTGCGCCGCGAGGACCAGAAACACCATCAAGAGACCGACGGCAAACACCTGCCCGGACTGCCCGCCCACCCGCCGTTCCTGAAACGAAATGTTGCTGTAGTCGATGGCATAGCCCTGCGGAACGAGCACCTCTTTCCCCACACGGTCCAGCGCTTCGAGCGCCTGTCCGGAACTGTAGCCCGGCGCGGCGGCGCCCAGCACCAGGGCGGTATTATAGCCGTTGAAGTGGTTCACCGGATCCGGCCCGCTTTGATATTCCGTCGTGATGACCGTGTCCAGGGGAATCATGTTCGTGCCCTGGGCGCTCTGTGCCCGGACATAGATCTTGCCAATGTCCTGCGGAGTCGCGCGGTACTCGGCTTCCGCCTCCGTCTGGACATGATAGATGCGGCCGAATTTGACGAAGTCGTTGATGTACAGTGAACCGAAATAGGCTTGCAGCGTATCGAACACATCGGAAATCGGCACCCCGAGCGCCTTCGCCCGCTCCCGGTTCACGCGGGCATAGATCCGTGGCGCCGACACACGGAAATTCGTCCCGACCCGGCCGATGGCAGGCTCCTTTTGAGCCCGCTCCACGAACTGCTGGGTGACCGCCGCAAACTGTTTGAAATCGCCGCCGCCCGGATCCTGCACCTGCACGGAGAATCCGCCGACAGACCCCACGCCGCGAATCGCGGGCGCGTTAAAGGCCAGCAGCAGCGCTTCGGGAATCTTGGCAAACTCCCCATAGGCGGCGCCCACCAGGGCCTTCACATGGTTCTGCGGTTCCGTGCGCTCATCCCACAGCTTCAGCGGCACAAACATCGTCGCCGCGTTCGGCCCTCTGGTCCCGAACACAAAGTTCTGGCCGGACAGGGCATCGGTCGAATGCACGGCGGGATGCCCCTGGAAAAACCGTTCGATCCGTTCCAGCACCGCGTCGGTCCGTTGTTTTGAGGCCCCATCGGGCAACTGCACGACGGTGATGAAATAGCCTTGATCCTCTTCCGGCAGAAAACTCTTCGGAAGCGATTGAAACAGGCCGATGGAGACCACCACTAACAGGGCGAAGAGCACCATGAACCGGTTCGGCCTCGCCACCAAGGCCCCCACTCCGTGCATATAGCCCTGCTGCGTGCGGCCGAACAGCCGGTCGAACAGCACCCAAAATCCGGCCCGCTCGCCATGATGCGGAACCAGAACCATGGCGCAGAGCGCCGGACTGAGCGTGAGCGCCACAAACCCCGAAACCGTCACTGAAATCGCGATCGTCGCCGCAAACTGTTTGTACAGCGCGCCCGTGATGCCCCCGACAAACCCGACCGGCACAAAGACCGACACCAGCACTAGCACGATCGCGATGATCGGAGCCGTGACTTCCCTCATCGCCCGTTTGGCCGCCTCTTTCGCCGATACCCGGTCTTCGCGCATATGGCGTTCGACGTTTTCGACGACCACAATCGCGTCGTCCACCACGATCCCGATCGCGAGCACCATGCCGAACAGCGTGATCGTGTTGATCGAGAAACCCAGCGCATACAGGCCGATGAACGTGCCGATCAGCGAAACCGGCACCGCCACGGTGGGGATGATCGTGGCGCGCCAGCTTTGGAGAAACAGATAGACCACCAGGACGACGAGCACCATCGCCTCGGCCAGGGTCTTCACCACTTCTTTGATAGAGACATCGATAAACCGCGTCGTGTCGTAGGGAATGTCGTAAGACACGCCGGCGGGGAAATTCTTCGCCAGTTCATCCATCTGGGCACGCGTGCGGCGTATCGTATCCAGCGCGTTGGCGCCGGGCGAGAGGAAGGTGAGAATGAACGTCGTCGGTTTGCTGTTCCAGCGGCCTTCCAGCGCATAGGATTGCGCGCCCAGTTCGATCCGGGCCACATCTTTGAGCCGCACCGCCGAGCCGTCCGGCAGCGCGCGCACGATCAGCTCCTCGAATTCTTTGACGTCGGTCAGGCGCCCTTTGGTAATGATCGGGATCGTCAGCTCCGTGCCTTTCGGCGCCGGTTCACGCCCGATCGTTCCGGACGGGTAATCGCGGTTCTGCTCTCGAATCACATTGGCCACATCGCTCGGGGTGAGGCCGAGCCGGGCCATGAGCATCGGGTTCAAGATGATCCGCATGCTGTAGTTCTGCTGTCCGAAGACAAGGGCGTCGCCCACGCCTTTGACGCGTTTCAGGTCGTCGGCGATCCGGAGAATGGCGTAGTTAGAGAGGAACACGGCGTCATGGCGCGGATCGGTGGATTTCAACGCGATGACCCCCACCAGATCGGGAGACATCTTTTTCACGGAAATGCCCTGGCGGACGACCTCGGGAGGCAGCTGCGGCTCCGCCAGTTTCTCGCGATTCTGCGTCTGCACCTGCGCAATATCGGGGTCCGTGCCGATCTCGAACGTCAGCTTGATCGTCACGTGCCCGTCGTTGCTGCTGCTGGACTCGAAGTACAGCAGATTGTCGATGCCCGGGAGCGTCACCTCGATGGGCCGGGCCACCGATTCGGCCGCCACGTCGGCGCTCGCGCCGGGATAGTCGGCATCGATCTGCACGACCGGCGGTGTGATTTCGGGAAATTGGGCGACCGGAAGGAATTGCAACGCGAGCAAACCCATCACCACGATGATGATGGAGACCACCGAGGCCAGAATCGGCCGGTCGATGAAAACGTGACCGTTCACGCGTTATCCTTGTTGAGGAGCAGGGGAATGAGGTTCGGCGGCCGGGGCCGGGGCCGCGCCGACCGGAACCGCCTTCACCGGCGCACCGGGACCGATTTTCATAAGGCCGTTGACGACCACCCGGTCTCCGGGCTTCAGCCCTTCGTCGATCAGCCACTGGTCCCCTTTCCAGTCGGCCGCGACGATATCGCGGATCTGCACCGTGTCATCGGGACCGACCACGTAGACAAAGGGCCCTTTTGGCCCCTGCAACACGGCGCGTTGCGGGATGAGAATCGCGTCGGTCTTCGTATCGCCGGTGAACCGGACTTTCACGAATTGGCCGGGCAGCAACAGCCGCTGCGGATTCGGGACGGTAAGCCGGACCTGGCGGGCGCCGGTCTCCGAGCGCAATCCCGGTTCGAGAAGGTCCAGCACCGCCTCCTGCGGAAAGAGCGTGCCGTCCATCAAGGTGAGACGGCCGCGCAAATGATACACGCCGGGGTGGTGAATCTTCTTGGACTCGATATCGCGCCGCCGCTTCAAGATGAAGCTCTCCGGGACGCTCACCACCACGAACATCGGATCGACCTGGTGAATCGTCGTCAGCAAATCCGTTTGGGCGGATACCAGCCGGCCTTCATAGTAACGGCTGCGCTCGATCAACCCGTCGATCGGCGCCGTGATCAGTGTGTTATCCAGGTCGAACTGCGCTTTAATCAGGTCCGCCTGCGCGGCCTGCAGCAGCGCCCGCGCCGCCATGTCTTCGGCGACCGCATCATCGACATCCTTCTGGCTTACGGCCTGTTCGGCCAGCAGGGGCTTCACTCGGGCCAGGTCTTGTCGGGCCTGCACGAGCTTGGCTTGGGCCTGAGCGATCTTGGCCTTGGCGCTCGCTTGCGCGGCCTGGAACGGGACCGGATCGATCTGATACAGCCGGTCGCCTTTTTTCACATCGCGCCCTTCGGGATACAAGACCGCCTTGAGCAGACCCGTCACCTGGGAACGGATCTCGACGGGACGCGAGGCTTCGGCCTGGCCGATAAATTCCGGCTCGTCGGGAATCGTGTGCGTCGTGACCGTCATCACCTCGACTTGCGCCACCGGCGGCGCCGGCGCGGAACCGGCATCCGGCTTACAACCGACCGTCCCCAGAGCCGCAGCAACGGCGATGAGCAGGGTGAGCCCACTGTCAATGACACGCTTTGCCATCATGCGTATTCCATAAGAAGACATATCGAGGCCAGTGTACCTCTTCCCCCCCTGGTTTCTCTACCCTGCCAGGCCCGAACGAACGGCAGAGCAATCCTGGCTGCCCCGCGCCCTGTTGGGCGCAAAAAGATTGCGGAACGCCGCCAACTCGCCTATCCTGTGGCGTCACCATGCTGCTGAACCATCAGCCTGCGATCGTCACCCAGCGAGCCTGAATCGATCTTCACCCACCGCCGATGAAATACGCCTGTGAATATCTCCTGCTCCGCTTCGCCGACCTGCTGTTCCAAGCGCTCCCGCGCGCCTGGGCCATCGCGCTCGGTGAGTGGATTTTTCTCCGCCTGCCGGCGCTGATTCCCAAACGCCAGGCGCTGATCCTGGACAATCTCGCCCGGACCTTTCCCGGCTCCTCACCAGAAGACCGGGCCCGCATCGCCCAGGCTGTCTGGCGCAACCTCGGACGCACGGCCATCGAGTTCGTCCGCATCACCGACTATGCCCGCCACACCCTTGAAGACCTCGTGGTGGTGGAGGGACGGGAACATATGGACCGGGCCGTCAAGGAAGGGAAGGGCGTCATCATCCTCACGGCCCACTTCACGAACTGGGAACTGACGGGATCCTTCATTCAACGCCAGTTCGGCTCGATGACGGCGATTGCCCGTCCCGTGCACAATCCCTATGTCGAACGATGGGTCCAGCGGAAACGTCTCTCCGGCGGGATGAAGATCATCCCCGCACAGGACGCGGTCAAAGCCTCGCTCAAATGTCTGAAGGCCAACGGCATCGTCGGCATCCTGATCGACCAAAGCCTCTCCTCCGGCCTGCTCGTCGATTTCTTTGGCCGGCCCGCCGGGACCACCACGCTGCCGGCCCTGCTGCATCTGCGCACCGGCGCGCCCGTTGTCATGACCTACACCCTGCGTGAAGACGGCCGGTTTCGGCACGTGTACCAACCAGTGGTCTTTCCCCCGGTTGCCGAGGATGCTGATCGCATTTTGATCTATACCAAGGCCATCAACACCCTCTTCGAGGATCTCATCCGCCGCTATCCGGAAAACTGGTTTTGGATCCATAACCGCTGGAAACGCGCCGAGTCCCTGCCCGAGACCGCCGCCGATCCCGATCAGAGCGCCTTGTGAGCCCCGTCACAGAAGGGCGGATTCTTCGTCTGCTTGCACTGGCACAGGGCCACCTGCTTCTTCTCGGTTGCCGTAAATTCCATGGGCGTGAAGTCAGTGCCTTTGTGCGCGCCGTCACAAAACGGTTGGTTCTTAGACCGGCCGCACCGGCACCAATAATAGGTCCCCGGCTCCAACGACAACACCACTGGTTGCTTGGCTGCAATGACTGGTTGTTCCATGAGCTCTCCTCCCATTCGTGAGATTACAAATAGAGCGGCTTGATCGGTGAGATGACCGCCGCCGGATCGTTTTTCCACACCGACTCATCCGCATCGACATACAGTTCGACTTCGTTCCCGTCCGGATCGCGGAGATAGAGACTCTGGCTCACGGTATGATCACTCATCCCGTCGATCGTCACGCCAGCCTGCTCCAGTTCACGCTTCGCGGCGCGCAATTCGTCCAGGCTGTCTCCGACCTTGATCCCAATGTGATAGAGGCCCCGGCGCCTCCCTGTTGAAGGGCCTGGCGCATCGCCCACCTGGATCAGCAGCAGCTCATGATGCGTGCGGCCGGACGTGAGGGCCGCCGCCGCGCCATTGAAGATCCGGCCGACTTCAGTGAACCCCAGCAGGTCCCGATAGAAGGCCAGTGACCGTTGCAGATCTTTCACATAGAACACGACATGGCCGAGATAGTGCGCTTTCATCGGTTCACCTCCTGAACGTGATGCCGGCCTTCTGGACCTCCTGATAGGGGAGGAGCCAGACCAGCGATTCGTCGCTCAGATCGCCAACCTGAATCCGGTTTCCCCAGGGATCGCGAAAGTCGCAACGGAAACCGGGGTGCAGCGTCAGCTTGTACTTCTGCGTCAGTTTTTTTCTGACTTCCTTGATCTGCCGCGCGTCGCGGACCATCAAGCCGAAATGTTTCACCCGATCAGGCTGTAGTTGCTCGACCTCGAAGATCGCCATGAACTGATGCTCGCCCAGCTTGCACCAGGCGGCTCCCTCGCCCCCGCGCAGCATCTTCAGGCCGAAGACATCGGAATAGAACTTCACGGCTTTCTTCGCATCGGTCACTTCGATGACCACGTGATTGCAGCCATAGACTTGCACAGCCATCACACACCTGCCTTTCGTCCCGCCCGGTCCGCCGCCACCCGCTTGAGCGCCGACACAAAGACCTCCACTGGTTGCGCCCCGGAAATCGCGTAGGTCCCGTTGATCACGAAGTAGGGCACGCCCCGAATCCCGAGCTTGTGGCCGGCCGCTTCTTCCGCCTTGACCTCCGTTGTCCCTTCATCGCTCCGGAGAACCCCTTCCACGAACTCCGCGCTCAATCCCGCACGGGCCGCGAGGCGAACGAGGACGGGGACCGATCCAATATCCGCTCCCTCCTCGAAGTAGCCCCGAAAGAGTGACTCCATCACCGCGTTTTGGCAGCCTTCCCGTTCACCCAGCCATATCAACCGGTGCGCGGCAAATGTGTTCGGCGTCCGTGTGATCTTTTCAAAGGCGAAGGCAATCCCCTCAGACGCGCCGGCAGCCAGCACATGTTCTTCCAGCTGCCGGAAGGCGTCCAGACTCCCGAACTTCGCTTCCAGATAGGCCGTGCGATCCATGCCCTCCTTCGGCATCGTCGGATTGAGCTGAAACGGCCGCCAGATCACCTGCGCATCTGCGTTAAACGAAGCGAGCGCCCGCTCCAGCCGCCGCTTCCCGACGTAGCACCAGGGGCACACCACATCCGAATACACCTCGATGTGGAATCCGCGATCCGTCATGACAAGTGCCCCATCTTGCCGGCCTGATAATCATGCACCGCCTGCACTAACTCCTGCTTCTCGTTCATGACGAAGGGCCCATAGCGGGCAATCGGCTCATCGATGGGTTCACCGGCCATCACCAAGATGCGGCTGTCCTCTCGGGCCTCGACCGTGACCTGCGATCCGTTCCGCTTGCAGACGATCAGCTCCGCTTCCCCGGCCGCTGGCGATCCGTTCACGGAGGCGCTGCCATGCAGGACAAAGAACGAGGCGTTGTGCCCTTCAGGCCAGACCAGCGTCGTGCGCTGCCCCGCCTTCAATTCGAGATCGTAGAGATCCACCGGCGTGAAGGTCCGCGCGGGACCCTTCTGGCCCTGACACGATCCGGCAATCACACGCAACCGGCCGCCTTCGAGCGCCACGGCCGGAATGTCGGCGTTCAGAATCGTCTGGTAGCCGGGCGCCGACATTTTCGACGCGCGCGGCAGATTCACCCACAACTGAATGGCGTGGAGCCGGCCGCCCTGCTTCGCAAATGCCTGCTCGTGAAACTCCTCATGAACGATGCCGGCCGCCGCCGTCATCCATTGCACATCGCCCGGACCGATCACCCCGGCGTTCCCGGCGGAATCGCGATGAGCCAGGACGCCCTCGTACACGATGGTGACCGTTTCAAAGCCGCGATGCGGATGCTCACCGACGCCGCGAGGATGGTCCGTCGGCGCGAAGTACTGAGGCCCCGCATAGTCCAGCATGAGAAAAGGACTCACCTCGCGATCGAGATCATTGCTCGGGAACAGATTGCGCACGGGAAATCCGTCGCCGACCATATGCGTCGAGCCTGGTTGATAGATGCCGAGAATGTCCTTTGCCGCCGTCATGATCATCCTCCTTTCCGGACGCAGTTCAGTGCGCGAGGTTCGCCGCGATTGCCCGATCCGCCGACCACCGGCCGGCCCCTGTCACCAGAAGAGCCAGCGCGATCCCGATGACCAGCAGATGAAATTCGAA comes from Nitrospira sp. and encodes:
- a CDS encoding multidrug efflux RND transporter permease subunit; the protein is MNGHVFIDRPILASVVSIIIVVMGLLALQFLPVAQFPEITPPVVQIDADYPGASADVAAESVARPIEVTLPGIDNLLYFESSSSNDGHVTIKLTFEIGTDPDIAQVQTQNREKLAEPQLPPEVVRQGISVKKMSPDLVGVIALKSTDPRHDAVFLSNYAILRIADDLKRVKGVGDALVFGQQNYSMRIILNPMLMARLGLTPSDVANVIREQNRDYPSGTIGREPAPKGTELTIPIITKGRLTDVKEFEELIVRALPDGSAVRLKDVARIELGAQSYALEGRWNSKPTTFILTFLSPGANALDTIRRTRAQMDELAKNFPAGVSYDIPYDTTRFIDVSIKEVVKTLAEAMVLVVLVVYLFLQSWRATIIPTVAVPVSLIGTFIGLYALGFSINTITLFGMVLAIGIVVDDAIVVVENVERHMREDRVSAKEAAKRAMREVTAPIIAIVLVLVSVFVPVGFVGGITGALYKQFAATIAISVTVSGFVALTLSPALCAMVLVPHHGERAGFWVLFDRLFGRTQQGYMHGVGALVARPNRFMVLFALLVVVSIGLFQSLPKSFLPEEDQGYFITVVQLPDGASKQRTDAVLERIERFFQGHPAVHSTDALSGQNFVFGTRGPNAATMFVPLKLWDERTEPQNHVKALVGAAYGEFAKIPEALLLAFNAPAIRGVGSVGGFSVQVQDPGGGDFKQFAAVTQQFVERAQKEPAIGRVGTNFRVSAPRIYARVNRERAKALGVPISDVFDTLQAYFGSLYINDFVKFGRIYHVQTEAEAEYRATPQDIGKIYVRAQSAQGTNMIPLDTVITTEYQSGPDPVNHFNGYNTALVLGAAAPGYSSGQALEALDRVGKEVLVPQGYAIDYSNISFQERRVGGQSGQVFAVGLLMVFLVLAAQFESWVVPFAVILAVPFAVFGALSAVWMRGFENDIYFQIGLVTLIGLSAKNAILIVEFANTRYEAGRPLIDSAIDAARLRFRPIIMTSMAFIFGMFPLVMARGAGAASRQSIGTGVLGGMLAATFLAIFFVPLFYVLIRTLSTRRPAAAVPAGSAETSNPAQEEER
- a CDS encoding VOC family protein; translated protein: MKAHYLGHVVFYVKDLQRSLAFYRDLLGFTEVGRIFNGAAAALTSGRTHHELLLIQVGDAPGPSTGRRRGLYHIGIKVGDSLDELRAAKRELEQAGVTIDGMSDHTVSQSLYLRDPDGNEVELYVDADESVWKNDPAAVISPIKPLYL
- a CDS encoding DsbA family oxidoreductase gives rise to the protein MTDRGFHIEVYSDVVCPWCYVGKRRLERALASFNADAQVIWRPFQLNPTMPKEGMDRTAYLEAKFGSLDAFRQLEEHVLAAGASEGIAFAFEKITRTPNTFAAHRLIWLGEREGCQNAVMESLFRGYFEEGADIGSVPVLVRLAARAGLSAEFVEGVLRSDEGTTEVKAEEAAGHKLGIRGVPYFVINGTYAISGAQPVEVFVSALKRVAADRAGRKAGV
- a CDS encoding CDGSH iron-sulfur domain-containing protein, encoding MEQPVIAAKQPVVLSLEPGTYYWCRCGRSKNQPFCDGAHKGTDFTPMEFTATEKKQVALCQCKQTKNPPFCDGAHKAL
- a CDS encoding efflux RND transporter periplasmic adaptor subunit, whose translation is MMAKRVIDSGLTLLIAVAAALGTVGCKPDAGSAPAPPVAQVEVMTVTTHTIPDEPEFIGQAEASRPVEIRSQVTGLLKAVLYPEGRDVKKGDRLYQIDPVPFQAAQASAKAKIAQAQAKLVQARQDLARVKPLLAEQAVSQKDVDDAVAEDMAARALLQAAQADLIKAQFDLDNTLITAPIDGLIERSRYYEGRLVSAQTDLLTTIHQVDPMFVVVSVPESFILKRRRDIESKKIHHPGVYHLRGRLTLMDGTLFPQEAVLDLLEPGLRSETGARQVRLTVPNPQRLLLPGQFVKVRFTGDTKTDAILIPQRAVLQGPKGPFVYVVGPDDTVQIRDIVAADWKGDQWLIDEGLKPGDRVVVNGLMKIGPGAPVKAVPVGAAPAPAAEPHSPAPQQG
- a CDS encoding VOC family protein; the encoded protein is MAVQVYGCNHVVIEVTDAKKAVKFYSDVFGLKMLRGGEGAAWCKLGEHQFMAIFEVEQLQPDRVKHFGLMVRDARQIKEVRKKLTQKYKLTLHPGFRCDFRDPWGNRIQVGDLSDESLVWLLPYQEVQKAGITFRR
- a CDS encoding lysophospholipid acyltransferase family protein produces the protein MKYACEYLLLRFADLLFQALPRAWAIALGEWIFLRLPALIPKRQALILDNLARTFPGSSPEDRARIAQAVWRNLGRTAIEFVRITDYARHTLEDLVVVEGREHMDRAVKEGKGVIILTAHFTNWELTGSFIQRQFGSMTAIARPVHNPYVERWVQRKRLSGGMKIIPAQDAVKASLKCLKANGIVGILIDQSLSSGLLVDFFGRPAGTTTLPALLHLRTGAPVVMTYTLREDGRFRHVYQPVVFPPVAEDADRILIYTKAINTLFEDLIRRYPENWFWIHNRWKRAESLPETAADPDQSAL